From the bacterium genome, the window ACGCCGTAATGGCGTTTTACCATGTGCGCCCCCGGATATTCATAATAGTGGTAGTAAAATGATTGCCGCCAATGGGTCGGCGGCTGTCCGCTCAGCACAGGCCGCAAGCTCTCGCCCTGGATCTCCTCTGGTATGGCCACTCCCGCATAGTCGAGAAAGGTGGGGGCCAGGTCGATGTTGAGAGCCATCTCTTCGCAAAGGCGTCCGGGAGCGATGCCGCGCGGGTAGCGGATAACCAGCGGAGTGCGCAGCGATTCTTCGTACATGAAGCGTTTGTCGAACCAACCGTGTTCGCCGAGAAAAAATCCGTTGTCCGAGGTGTAGATAACCAGGGTGTCTTGCCGTAATCCGGCCGTGTCGAGGTAATCGAGCACACGGCCGATGTTTTCGTCCACCGCAGCCACGGTGGCTGTATAGTCCTCAAGGTATCGCTGATATTTCCACAGCGCGAGCTCTCGTCCTTTGAGACTGCGGCTGCGAAAATCGTCGATGATGGGTTGGTAGGCGGCGTCCCAGGCCTGCCGCTGTTCCGGCGTCAACCGTTCATAGCTGCTGCGCCAGATGCGCTCGTCGCTTTGTCCCTCAGGAGTGGACAGTTCCGCCGGTGTCAGGGGTATCTTGAGATCGTTACAGAGCAACATATGCCGGGCGATCTCCATCTCCTGTTCCCGCGCCGCCGCACTGCGGCCGCTATAGTCATCGAAAAAATTTTCCGGCACGGGAAAGCGGGCGTTGCGGTTAAAGGGGTAATGGCGCGGTGCAGGCATCCAGTTGCGGTGCGGCGCCTTGTGGTGAAGCAACAGGCAGAAGGGTTTGTCCCCCTTGCGCTGGTCAAGCCATCCCAGGGCGATGTCAGTGGTCAGATCTGTGACATAGCCCTTGCGGCGGCTCTTGACTCCCATCTCGATGAAATCGGGAGTGTAATAGTGTCCCTGGTCCGGCAGAATATTCCAATAGTCAAAGCCGGTCGGGTCGCTCTTGAGATGCCACTTGCCGACAAGGGCGGTCTCGTAACCGGCGGCCTGCAGTATTTTGATAAAGGTGGGCTGATTGCCGTCAAAGGTCACCTTGTTGTCGATCTGGCCGTTCATATGGCTGTACGTGCCGGTCAAAAGCGTCGCTCGCCCGGGCGCACAGATGGCGTTGGTGCAAAAGCTGTTGCTGAAGCGCACCCCCTCAGCGGCGATGCGGTCGATGTTCGGAGTCCGGTTGATGCGGCTGTTGTAGCAGCTGACCGCCTGGCAGGCGTGGTCGTCGCTCATAATAAAGAGAATGTTGGGGCGGCGCCGCGCCGAACGGCAGCGCACGCCGGCCAGGGCGGCCCCTGCGCTGAGTTTAACAAAATGGCGGCGGTTCATCACATGGTCGCTCATGGGATCATCCTTTTTCATTGGAAAATGAACTACCTGATCCTCGCATCAGGAGGCGCTGCCACGGTGGAAAAACGAGCGGCCGTGAAGGCGCTGTTCGCACTGCCCGTGAATCGCATCGCCCAATGGGACAGATATTTTTCAATCGGATACATGCGCCTTGGTTTGCGGCTTTCACCACAGATAAACATGAATATTATTTAATCAATAAACATTTTCTTGATAAAGTTTGGTTCGCAGATTTTAATCGATAGATATAAATGCCGGATGGAGCGTGTTGAGCATTCCAGCTCAAGGCATAGTGGCCCGTCTGTTGAAATCCAGAGTATAAATTTTCCACGCGCTGCCCTTCCAGGTTATAAATATCGATTTCAAGATAATCATCGATTGGTATGTGATAGGCGAACGTCGTTGCCTGATTAAACGGATTGGGATAGTTGAAATGCAACGCATAACCGTCCAGAAGGGAAGACGTACTGTTAGCCTTAATGGATTGCACAAAGTCAAGCGACACCTCGGCTGTGATGGTGGTGTCAGGATATACCTGAACATATAATTCTTTGCTTTGATAGTCCTCTTTATGATGATATATACCG encodes:
- a CDS encoding sulfatase; protein product: MSDHVMNRRHFVKLSAGAALAGVRCRSARRRPNILFIMSDDHACQAVSCYNSRINRTPNIDRIAAEGVRFSNSFCTNAICAPGRATLLTGTYSHMNGQIDNKVTFDGNQPTFIKILQAAGYETALVGKWHLKSDPTGFDYWNILPDQGHYYTPDFIEMGVKSRRKGYVTDLTTDIALGWLDQRKGDKPFCLLLHHKAPHRNWMPAPRHYPFNRNARFPVPENFFDDYSGRSAAAREQEMEIARHMLLCNDLKIPLTPAELSTPEGQSDERIWRSSYERLTPEQRQAWDAAYQPIIDDFRSRSLKGRELALWKYQRYLEDYTATVAAVDENIGRVLDYLDTAGLRQDTLVIYTSDNGFFLGEHGWFDKRFMYEESLRTPLVIRYPRGIAPGRLCEEMALNIDLAPTFLDYAGVAIPEEIQGESLRPVLSGQPPTHWRQSFYYHYYEYPGAHMVKRHYGV